The sequence AACCCGTGGTCTGTCTGGGGGCGGTTGAAGGCAAGATTGAACTCTCCTTATGGGGCTCAGCCGTCGAGCGCCATCGTATTGACCCGGAAGTGGTCCTGAATTTTTCCGATATCTTTGCCTATGACGTTGACTTCTTCACCGATGTTCAGACCGGGGACACCTTTCGCATCTTATATGAAAAGAAATATATCCATGGGCGTTTTATCAAGGCCGGGCGTATCCTGGCAGCGGAGTTCATCAACAAGGGCCGGAAGCTGGAAGCCTATTACTTTAAGAATTCCAAAGGCAAAGGAGGCTACTACGATTCACAGGGCCGGTCCCTGCGCAAGATGTTTCTCAAATCACCGCTCAGATACCGGCGCATCAGTTCCTATTTTTCCAGGTCCCGGTTTCACCCCATCCTCAAAATCTACCGTCCTCACCTGGGTATTGATTATGCGGCGCCGATTGGCACACCGGTGGAAACCGTGGGTGACGGACGGGTAGTCTTTATGGGCTGGAAGGGCGGTTACGGTAAGTTCGTGAAAATCAAACATAACCGAACCTATACCACGACTTATGCCCATTTTTCTCGCTTTGCCAGGGGCTTGAAGAAAGGAAAAAGGGTCCGTCAGGGGGACCTGATCGGGCACGTCGGGAGCACCGGACTTTCGACCGGGCCGCACCTTGACTTCAGGATAATCAGAAATGGTAAGTTAATTAATCCCTTATCATTGAAACTGGAGCCAGCCCCACCGATTCCATCCTCAGAACGGCCCCATT is a genomic window of Deltaproteobacteria bacterium containing:
- a CDS encoding M23 family metallopeptidase, coding for MTSRQNAFISSRRQQRRLLLLFLALLAIFVFLIIINNHQSQTSARHGPVPAEGLPLALPEAPPGPFQAEADWWARVRAVKAKIKKNETLSSVLTGMGLDRVQVFTLTQASADVLDLKKVRPGGEVTLYLDRRSGEPERFEFSQSQGHRIVVLKTPAGYVAASQTSEPVVCLGAVEGKIELSLWGSAVERHRIDPEVVLNFSDIFAYDVDFFTDVQTGDTFRILYEKKYIHGRFIKAGRILAAEFINKGRKLEAYYFKNSKGKGGYYDSQGRSLRKMFLKSPLRYRRISSYFSRSRFHPILKIYRPHLGIDYAAPIGTPVETVGDGRVVFMGWKGGYGKFVKIKHNRTYTTTYAHFSRFARGLKKGKRVRQGDLIGHVGSTGLSTGPHLDFRIIRNGKLINPLSLKLEPAPPIPSSERPHFLRQVRKVQAVTLRLMAARK